From a region of the Lactuca sativa cultivar Salinas chromosome 4, Lsat_Salinas_v11, whole genome shotgun sequence genome:
- the LOC111921352 gene encoding glutathione S-transferase T3-like: protein MVSPGSVASHLKIGLVNPLQLSKRFPAREVMHLYIQWIPEAKLNKPVLVKNYKSTQRGSSQDIPFSFQDFQNPNYQQYQNYQSYQNYQQNQNYPQQYFPVQQSYNTFKLLEENQSYNPRNQFSQRVPETQFQSSQPENFQFRDAQNEESDSFSDDPAPERIEEETSEELHPVAEKKHNYKLRQKRKNWVEREELALARAYVNVSKDKQRGNQQRFDAFWERVLEHFSVQMGGSDRSRHQVNSKWKDLQKKCNAFNCIYNRKMNSVASGRSEADVLQSSLSEYRRTINQKGFPHQQAWEWLKDNAKWAFVTKVGEDSPPPSSKRTKTSSSNAYTSSSDPQYPPIFSPQQQQSFSVEDSPPQRKRKGKKATSTSSTENEMFGLVKQIVGIKTATETEAEQRQRYREQKLRILEANEERKAQLLDREIENQDMEYFLRPHDHLTGCILRTVLERKRQIATKYGWELENP, encoded by the exons ATGGTTTCGCCGGGTTCAGTGGCTTCACATTTGAAAATTGGGTTGGTGAACCCGTTG CAGCTTTCCAAAAGATTCCCTGCAAGAGAAGTAATGCATCT TTACATTCAATGGATTCCCGAGGCAAAGCTAAACAAACCAGTTCTAGTCAAAAACTACAAATCCACACAACGCGGTTCAAGTCAAGATATTCCATTTTCTTTTCAAGACTTTCAAAATCCAAACTATCAACAATACCAAAACTACCAAAGCTACCAAAACTACCAACAAAACCAAAACTATCCACAACAATATTTCCCGGTGCAACAATCTTACAACACATTTAAACTTCTAGAGGAAAATCAGAGTTATAATCCACGGAATCAGTTTTCTCAAAGGGTTCCAGAAACCCAATTCCAATCTTCTCAACCCGAGAATTTCCAGTTTCGTGATGCTCAAAATGAAGAATCTGACAGTTTTAGTGACGACCCAGCTCCCGAAAGAATCGAAGAAGAAACCAGCGAGGAGTTGCACCCTGTTGCTGAGAAAAAACACAACTATAAACTCCGCCAGAAGCGAAAGAACTGGGTGGAACGCGAAGAGTTGGCTTTGGCTAGGGCATATGTCAATGTTTCTAAAGATAAACAACGCGGAAATCAACAAAGGTTCGATGCATTTTGGGAGAGGGTTCTAGAGCATTTCAGTGTTCAAATGGGAGGTTCAGACCGGTCACGACACCAAGTAAACTCAAAATGGAAAGACCTCCAAAAGAAATGTAATGCTTTCAACTGCATCTATAACCGTAAGATGAACAGTGTGGCTAGCGGGAGATCTGAGGCTGATGTTTTACAATCTTCACTAAGTGAGTATCGGAGGACTATTAACCAGAAAGGTTTTCCTCATCAACAAGCTTGGGAGTGGTTGAAAGACAACGCAAAATGGGCATTTGTTACAAAAGTGGGTGAAGACTCCCCGCCTCCTTCTTCAAAACGAACCAAAACATCTTCATCCAACGCCTACACATCATCATCTGATCCACAATATCCTCCTATATTCTCCCCCCAACAACAACAGTCGTTTAGTGTTGAAGACTCACCGCCTCagagaaaaagaaaaggaaagaaagcAACATCAACATCATCAACAGAAAATGAAATGTTTGGTCTCGTCAAACAAATTGTCGGCATCAAGACTGCAACCGAAACAGAGGCAGAACAGAGACAACGGTACCGGGAACAAAAATTGCGCATTCTCGAAGCTAATGAAGAACGAAAAGCTCAATTGTTGGATCGCGAGATAGAGAACCAAGATATGGAGTATTTTCTCCGGCCGCATGATCATTTGACTGGATGTATTTTGCGCACGGTGCTTGAAAGGAAACGACAAATTGCAACTAAGTATGGTTGGGAGTTAGAGAACCCATGA
- the LOC111921351 gene encoding protein ANTAGONIST OF LIKE HETEROCHROMATIN PROTEIN 1-like: protein MEVNDDNSSSEDELINNNLLPVLSRTAQLLLQNNASSSNIQRRNTIHRDRLEAERLLIRHYFADDSTYGHAQFRRRFRMSKAIRQLAKGYNPDSLDEYFNLSERTSREALENFCYGVVQMYKAEYLRRPTSTDIQLLYEAHEARHGFPGMLGSIDCTHWNWRNCPTELRGQYMRGDHQYPSMILEAVTSQDLWFWHAFYGVARSNNDLNVLYQSPLFDEKYHGTGLNCSFYLNGEHYKHGYYLADGIYPSWVVFVKAYPYPVTDKKIRFKATQESARKDVERAFGVLKGRWDILKMPARAMTVKKTKNIMYACIILHNMILKDEGVAICPVYQPDPPTDEVDDQEIIHELRNAETHHQLRSDLTDHIEHVYIPTLDNN, encoded by the exons ATGGAAGTTAACGATGACAATTCATCATCTGAGGATGAACTTATCAACAATAATTTGTTACCTGTACTGTCTCGTACTGCACAACTGCTTCTTCAGAATAATGCTAGTTCAAGCAACATTCAAAGGAGAAACACAATCCACAGAGATCGTTTAGAGGCTGAACGACTGCTAATCCGACATTATTTTGCAGATGATTCAACCTATGGTCACGCGCAATTCCGCAGAAGGTTTCGTATGAGCAAAG CAATACGTCAATTAGCGAAGGGTTATAACCCAGACTCGTTAGATGAGTATTTTAATCTGTCAGAAAGAACTTCTCGTGAAGCTCTTGAAAACTTTTGCTACGGTGTTGTCCAAATGTATAAGGCTGAATATTTACGCCGTCCAACATCCACTGACATTCAACTTTTGTATGAAGCACATGAAGCTAGACATGGATTCCCTGGAATGCTTGGTAGCATTGATTGCACACATTGGAATTGGAGGAATTGTCCAACGGAATTGAGAGGCCAATATATGAGGGGTGACCATCAGTATCCATCAATGATACTAGAAGCGGTGACATCACAAGATTTATGGTTTTGGCATGCATTCTATGGTGTAGCCAGGTCTAACAATGATTTAAACGTCCTCTACCAATCACCATTGTTTGATGAGAAATATCATGGAACAGGACTCAATTGTTCATTTTATCTGAATGGTGAACACTACAAACATGGTTACTATCTTGCAGATGGAATATATCCATCATGGGTTGTATTTGTGAAGGCATATCCATATCCAGTTACCGACAAAAAGATACGGTTCAAGGCAACACAAGAATCAGCAAGAAAGGATGTAGAACGTGCTTTTGGGGTCCTTAAAGGACGCTGGGACATATTAAAGATGCCTGCACGAGCTATGACGGTgaagaaaacaaaaaatataatgtACGCTTGCATTATACTACACAATATGATATTGAAAGATGAGGGTGTTGCTATATGTCCTGTGTATCAGCCCGATCCCCCCACCGACGAAGTTGATGACCAAGAAATAATACATGAATTGCGCAATGCTGAAACCCACCACCAGCTTCGATCTGATCTTACTGATCATATTGAACATGTCTACATTCCAACTCTAGATAATAACTAG